Sequence from the Caldisericia bacterium genome:
AGTTGAAAAGGCAAAAATTGAACTCTCAAGTGTGCTTGAAACAGAAATTAACCTTCCGTTTATAGCGATAAAAGATAATGAACCATATCACCTTGTTAAAAGAGTAACAAGAGCACTTCTTGAGGAGTTAGTTAAACCAATTATTGAAAGATGTCGTGGACCTTTAACTCAAGCACTTGAAGATGCAAAACTTACTCCAAGAGACATTGATAATATAATTCTTGTTGGTGGTCCTACAAGAATGCCAATTGTTCAAAGATTCATTGAAAATTTCTTTGGAAAACCTGCTGAAAGAGGTGTTGATCCAATGGAGTGTGTTGCAATGGGTGCTGCAATTCAGGCTGGAATTCTTGAGGGAAGTGTTAAACAAGAAATTGTTCTTCAAGATGTAACACCTTTAACTTTAGGAATTGAGACTCTTGGAGGAATTTTTACAAAGATGATTGATAGAAATTCACCAATTCCAATTAAAAAGACACAAATTTTTACAACTGCTCAAGATAATCAAACATCAGTTGAAATACATATACTTCAAGGCGAAAGACCTCTTGCAAAAGATAATGTTTCTCTTGGAAGATTTATTTTAGATGGAATTCCACCAGCACCAAGAGGAGTTCCAAAAATTGAAGTAACATATGAAATTGATGAAAACGGAATTTTACATGTTACTGCAAAAGATTTAGCAACTGGAAAAAGTCAAAATATAACCATTACTCAAGCAGTTAGACTTTCTGAAGAAGAAGTTGAAAGGATGAGAAAAGAAGCAGAAAGATTTGCAGAAGAAGATAGAAAGAGAAAAGAAGAGATTGAACTAAGAAATATGGCAGATCAACTTCTTTATACTGGAAGAAAGACAATAAAAGAGAATAGAGATAAAGTTAGTAAAGAGGTAATTGATAATGCAGAAAAGAAACTTGATGAACTTGAAAATCTTCTTAAAGAGAATAAAATAGAAGAGATAAGAAAAAAGATAGATGAAGTCAATGAAGCGCTCGCAAAAGTTGGAGAAGAAATATATAGAAAAGCAGGAACTCAAGGAAGTTCAAATGAACCACCAAAAGAGCAGGAGAAAAAAGATGATAAAGGAACAATTGATGGAGATTATGAAGTCAAGTAATGAATAAAGATTATTATGAGATATTAGGGGTGGATAGAAATGCCACCCCTGAAGAAATAAAAAAAGCATATAGAAAACTAGTTAAGCAGTACCATCCAGATTTAAACAAAAATAATCCTGAAGCAGCCAAAAAAATGGCTGAAATAAATGAAGCATATGAAGTTCTTTCTGATCCAGAAAAGAGAAAAAGATACGATTTATATGGTACTGCTGAAGGTGTAGGAGATTATGCTTATCAATATACTTCAGAGTCTCCATTTAGTGACTTCTTTAGAGATTTTGATTTTGGTTTTGAAGATATTTTTGACACATTTTTTGGTGGTGGATTTACAGAAACTCGAGAGAGAAAAAGAGTTGAAAGAGGAAGTGATATATATGGAAGAATTGAAATTGAATTAAGAGATGTTTTATATGGAAAAGATGTTGAAATTGAAGTTGAGAGAAACGAGATTTGTGATGCTTGTAATGGAAGCGGTGTTGAAAGAGGATTTAATAAAGAGAAATGCCCTACTTGTCATGGAACAGGCAAGGTAAAAAGAACTCAAAGTTCAATTTTTGGTCAATTTGTCACAATAACAACATGTCCAACTTGTAAAGGTGAAGGTGAAATAAATACACATCCTTGTA
This genomic interval carries:
- the dnaK gene encoding molecular chaperone DnaK encodes the protein MGRIIGIDLGTSNSCAAAIIGGKPTIIPAAEGVSIGGKTVPSVVAFTKDGQLLVGEPARRQMALNPERTITGIKRKMGTNYRVKIDDKEYTPEQISAFILQKIKKDAEAFLGEKVEKAVITVPAYFNDNQRQATKDAGRIAGLEVVRLINEPTAAAFAYGLNKSEKELKILVFDFGGGTLDVTIMDFGEGVFQVISTAGDTQLGGRDMDEALMNYIIEDFKKETNIDLSKDPKALPRLREAVEKAKIELSSVLETEINLPFIAIKDNEPYHLVKRVTRALLEELVKPIIERCRGPLTQALEDAKLTPRDIDNIILVGGPTRMPIVQRFIENFFGKPAERGVDPMECVAMGAAIQAGILEGSVKQEIVLQDVTPLTLGIETLGGIFTKMIDRNSPIPIKKTQIFTTAQDNQTSVEIHILQGERPLAKDNVSLGRFILDGIPPAPRGVPKIEVTYEIDENGILHVTAKDLATGKSQNITITQAVRLSEEEVERMRKEAERFAEEDRKRKEEIELRNMADQLLYTGRKTIKENRDKVSKEVIDNAEKKLDELENLLKENKIEEIRKKIDEVNEALAKVGEEIYRKAGTQGSSNEPPKEQEKKDDKGTIDGDYEVK
- the dnaJ gene encoding molecular chaperone DnaJ, which encodes MNKDYYEILGVDRNATPEEIKKAYRKLVKQYHPDLNKNNPEAAKKMAEINEAYEVLSDPEKRKRYDLYGTAEGVGDYAYQYTSESPFSDFFRDFDFGFEDIFDTFFGGGFTETRERKRVERGSDIYGRIEIELRDVLYGKDVEIEVERNEICDACNGSGVERGFNKEKCPTCHGTGKVKRTQSSIFGQFVTITTCPTCKGEGEINTHPCKVCRGSGVVKKKRIIKVKIPPGIEDGMRIRLQDEGNSSKSGLRGDLFIEVKIKPHPFIKRKGTDLIYEAEVPLLKAIFGGEIEVPYIDGKKRVYINPGTQFNDEIRLKGEGLPYLKGRGKGDFIVIAKIKIPNIKNLSKKEKELLEKWKELNKD